Within the Acinonyx jubatus isolate Ajub_Pintada_27869175 chromosome E4, VMU_Ajub_asm_v1.0, whole genome shotgun sequence genome, the region tacacccaacatggggctcgaactcatgacgccaaccaaggtcaagagtcagctgctctaTCAAGTGAGCCAGTCAGGGGGCCAGGTCATTTCTtattgtggggggtggggtggggaggcagagagaggggagagaagaggagagggaatgagagggagaaagggaggaggagagagatagaatataaatgaaagaaaggaatctGGGGGACAAGAGGAGTTATGCTTGGCTTCCTTATCCTTTTTTCTTACCTGTGATTGTCTAAAGGGAGCTGTATAAAGGGATTTGTGATTTGCTTGCATTActgtttatgtaaaaaaattttttttaacatttatttattttcgagagacagagtgggagcaggggaggggaagagagggcgacacagaatcagaatggaagcaggctccaggctctgagctgtcagcacagagcccaatgtggggctcaaacccacgaaccatgagatcatgacctgagccgaagtcggatgcttagctgactgagccacccaggcacccctgcattattgttcatttttaaaggataaatagGCTATAACCATGTTTTTCTAAGTGTGGCttgaaacatttctgaaatcaatttagtggTACATAACTAGCCgcaaacaaaataggaaaaaaactgaATACATCACATGTAGTAACAGTTAAGTATTGTTTAGTCAAGTTTTCTTTTAGTCTTGTATGCATAATGGCTTGTATTTTTTACCACAAGTCTCCACCAAAAATGCCAGAAAGCCACAGGGCTACTTATAAACAAGAAATGATTCAGTGTCCACACCAAAACCACCATGCttaatggtttttttctttctttatttcttttctttttttttttaaccatttgaggAATCAAACTACCTTCCATTATGAAACAAAGTCCAAttacagaaaaacatttaattaatctTGTACTAAGAAAGCTTCTAAATATCTTTTGTAATAGTCAACCTACACCCAAAAGATTTTATATGGTAGCAAGAATGTAATTTGCTTCATAGTGCAGTAATAAATCAGATTGagaagtaatttattttatactgtaGAAAATCTGAGTATTTATCCCTTTCATACAATTTAAACGGTTCATCTTGGACAAAGCAAAGAATGGAATACAGAATCAAAAGTAAGTGATAAATATTTCACCTTAGCACAATTTTAATATGACTTTTCCACATGAACCAAAACCAAATATCACTTTCAAAAGATGGTACCAGTCaactcttttaaattttcaattctgataaagaaaactaaatatcTCCAGAAAGTTGTATAATTAAGTTCAACACCCCAAcatcaatattatttaaaagttgAATACAGAGCAGTATTTTGTGCCTTTATCATACCTCTGAGGCTTTCCACATTAGTAACCAAATTTCATACCAAATATGCTCCAGGATTAGGAGTAGAAATGTGCGTTGGGGGAGCTGAAGTTGCATCAAGGCATAACCTATATCAATATATTGAATATTCATCTGATCTACAAATGGAAGAGTGTTTCCCAGTGAGCACATAAATATTAATtagctcattttctctctgtgtctcctgcacATGTGCATATGACCACATGCACAACACACACAGCATGATGTCCTACACTCACTGAGTGTAAGATGTTCCCTAGGACTCAGTCACTGCCTCTCTCCTCAGCCTCCTTTGTCCTCTAGATTGTGCCACTTTACATCTgtttttgattcttctttttttttttaaggctgcacAGACACCTTAAGAGGATCTTAACAGgatgatcaaaaagaaatgaaatgaattctgAATTCTTTGGATAAGTCTTCATGGTGAAATATTGTGAAATTAATGGCTAAAATGAAGTTAAGAGCTTATCCATAACCACTGAGACTCTCTGCTGACTTGATAAAATATTGTGGTTAACCAAGGGTTGGCAATAATAtcaacatatataattataaaatagaagttaagggacgcctgggtggctcagtcagttaagtgtccaacttcggctcaggtcgtaatctcatggttcgtgggtctgagccccgcatcaggctctgtgctgacagctcagagcctggagcctgctttggattctgtgtctccttctctctctgcccctcccccagcttacactccatctctcaaaagtgaataaatgtaaaaaaatttttttttaaacagaagacaAGAATGCAAAAGGCTAGATGTTTCTGTATCAATGAACACTTATATAAGTATATTATGTAGTATTTGTTTGGCTTTGCTATTTTTTTGGTCCAGTTgactttaagtttgtttatttatttgagtgagtgagagagagagagagagagagagagagcaagcacacccgagtgaggaaggagagagagagggagagagagaatcccaagcaggctccatgctgacagcacagagtccaacgcagggttcaatcccacggagctgtgagatcatgacctgagctgaaagcaagagttggacccGCTttaccggctgagccacccaggcaccccaggccagCTGACTTTTAAACTGCATCTACCGGgatccctggctggctcaggaggAAGAGTGTTCAATTCTTCATctcattcatgagtttgagccccatgttgggtgtagagatcacctaaataaataaaattttaaaaaagtaaaaataaaaacatccacTGCATCTATAAAACatctactggggcgcctggctggctcagtcagtacagcatgcaactcttgatctcaaagttgtgagttcaagacccacgggGGGCATGGGGccgactttaaaaaaaattctacaaaagtGGAGAGAGTATAATGAATCCCTATTACTCCTCTCTCAGTTTCAACAGTTACCAACACAGTTCTGTAAGTTCATATAACTTCATCCATATCACCAACCCCTCTACtgaatcataaatatttttgaatcttTGCAGATACTTCATCTATAATTATCTTAATATGTATCTCGAAGTTACCATTTTTAACATAATTGTACTatcattatttcataaaaatgaataatcctcttaatatcattaaatatttaattggtcaattatagatttttttaatagtttgttcAAATCAGCATCTGAACAATGGCAGTAGACTACATCTAATTAATGTAACCCttaagtcttttaaaatctaCCTATGAGAGTCCCCTTTATGTTTTCATTGCAATTTCATTGTTTGAAAAAATTGCCATCGTGTGTTTAAGGTTCCTATGCCTTAAAATAGAGAATCAGGGTTTCATACTAACAAGATAATGGTTACGATATAGTCTTTCGTCCTGTTGTCTGTGATGAGTACTATCAAATATGATGAATAAGAGGTTACTATGGCAAGAATTAGGCAAGTTAGTATAAAAGGTATGCTTCACTACTGTCTTAAACTCGAGAGCCATGATATGACATCTACATAgaagaaacaacaaacatttgCAAGAACTTCATTTTCCTATTATGCGAGGACGTGTGCACCAAGACGCTTGGAGAATTGTTTCAAAAATTTACCAATATTAAATCCAAACTAAAATTATACTAGAAGCTATTTTCATAATAGTTCTTCataataatgtaaacattttgaaagttATCTGGCTTTTAGATCACTTAACTTTGTGTTGATGTTATAGCCCACACGTAAAATTGTTCTACTTCAAAGACTGAATCATGTGTGTGTAAATGCAGGTGACCTTCACCTGCATCTGTCATCACAGACACGCATACAAGGCAAACGCATGAGGCGGGGCGATATTTGGTACTATAAAACTCTTCTCACCCTCACCATATATGAAAGCATTAACTTAGGTTAGGTGAGGTTAGGTTAGGTATGACTCCTAAGTCACTTTAAACGCACTACTAGCATATAGTGTTTGGTGATGTAAATACATCATTAAAAACCTGTAGACCTGTCTGTAGCCTGAACTCAAAGCCAACAGCAATACTTCTATTCTAATTCCCAGGACGTGATGCCTGAGTTGCTCCAGGAGTACAtgttagaaaagaggaaaacagctCCAGAGCCGCGTGCAAGGGACCACCTACCATCGATCTGGGCTTGCTGATGGCCACGAGACTAGTGAGGAAGTCTTCGTCGTGCAGCTGGCTGAAAACATGGGCGTCATAGGCTACCATAATGGAGATCTCTTCCATCATCTTGCCAGCTGGCCTTTCCACAGCGGCAGCTGCTACCCCAGCTCCAGACCAGACTATCCAGGGAAAAATCCTACTGCAGCTCAGTGCCAATGCCCACACCCACCTGAGTCTGAAGGGGTGTAGTATCAAAAATCCacgaggaaaaaaagaaatatgaaaaaaaaccagCTGCTATCACAGGCTTCTTTGGCAGCTCACCCCCTGTAGAAAACTAAGGTAGGTCCTCTTATCTGTGGAGGAAGTAAACGCTATAAACACCTTCTGTGTTCTTAACACAGCAGCTGGAAAGCTCAGTTTTGGGAAATCTTCTTTAAacttcaaaaagagaaatgaaaagttttctAACTGGAAATATCCTAttgcaaaaacaataaaacaaaaggacCCCCAAACTGATTTATGCTACGTCCTTGGTAATTAGAAACTTAAAGTTTATCTTCTTACTTCAGTATCATTTATATCAAGAGTCTTCTTCTTGGAGGAGAAGTGGATTTTCTTATGGCTTATTTTTTCAcattcacagaaaataaatagacGGCAACCTTTAGTTTTTCAGAATTTATAGAATTCTTGGTGCAGTTAAAAATTATCTCCTGAAGTATGAAAAAAAGAGTCTTTTCCCCCTCTgattatttctgttaaaaaaaaaaaaaagaagcacctaaatataaaaatgaaatggactGCAGTATCAGTTGAAAATcatttccccttctcccactaaaaaacaagcaaatattttaaatagaattcctGATTTGGGgaactttgttttctgttgttattcACAAAGCAACACAAAGGTCTCATTTCTAAAAACGTATTGTTTTTCTCCCATAGATAAAAgttctcctgttttatttttaaacttagaggctgttgtttttttttaattaccctgTTAGCAGATAGTGGTGAACTGGTGGTGGCTTAGCCACCAGAAGTGTTTTCCAGTTGGAGACCGTAAATATGAACCTCAATATGCCCTGATGAAAAATCCGAAAGCTGCCCCAAATCATCATTACAAGGTTCCCTACATTACCAGGAAGTACAGCGTAGGCTGATTCCATGGAAAAAGTAGTAAGcaaataaaaaggggggggggggagaataaaGCTCCTCCAAAAGTTGTTTTGCCAAAATGTCTAATTAAGCTATTATCTACTCTGCTATTTATAGATGATGACATTGCAATACCaggaaaaatattatttgctAAAAATCAGTTTGGCAATGTTTGTCTCTAATCAAACAGAGCTACTGGTTGGAATTTTTAGTCCTAATTTAGCATTGTTATGTTGTTGAATTGTTTGCTTTTCAGAAGACACACAAAACGTGGGATGAGATTCATGGTGtctattttcccttattttcctgAAGTATCTTCACCTAGATTAACATGATTACTTAAATAGCACCTTGTTCCATTTAAATATGATTAGGAGACTTTTGCAATTGCTATAGCATTCTAGATTAAATACACTCACActcgcatgcgcacacacacacacacacacacacgcagaaggGGAAAACACCTTATTGCTAGGAAACAGGAGTCTAAGAAgcttattttaatagaaaacgCAAGACTTTCAATAAATCTCCAAGATTAAAACAGCTTCAAACTGTGCTTGACCCTTGTTGGAGCCGGTAAagcatttttacttcatttttttcctccaatgcAGCTTTCTCTTTCAAGCTCTGTTTATGTTAAAAAGTTTCCCGGCACATTTACCTTAACGCTGACTAACcaggtaaaaattaaatgataatcaAGAGACAAGGTTTTATAAGGCATCCGGGCAGTTCATaccttttaaattcctttttatcttttcagaaGTGCTGTAAAAGTTACTGTGAACCTCTTCGTGCATTCACTAGCACCAGAAGGTTTCAGATTTATCTTGCAGCACCATTTTCTAGATGTGAAAGGAATTCCTcttgctttcctatttttctgtGCTACAGTGACTCAGTGCTTCCACACTGATACCTGGATAAGGTGCACTGACAAAGACACCTGTTGTGGAAGGTAAAGAAACTACTTCCCATCATGCCTTACTCCCTGCTGGCAACCGCCCAGGGCCAAACGAGCATTATAACCGCTTTCGAGCAGTGCCTATGCACCCCGAGAGAGCAATTCAGTGTAACAATAGGTAATCTTCTAGGTTAAGAACACTCCtaactggagggaaaaaaaaaaaaggaccagaaaAACAATACCAAATAGGTGCTGTATATTAAACTCATAAAACATTTAAGGGATCAGGGCTgtaaaagtacaaaaacaatttcagaaaCATAATCAAAGGCTGTAAAGATAGTTTTAAAACTACATAAACAGAAGCTAACGACTTTAAATAATTCAGTCCTTTTAGAATTCCACACAGATTCTCAGGTAAAGaggtgtttttttaaagcttctaatTTATTACCTTCAAAAGACTGTTCTAATTAGCCACAGTCACTAGaattattaacatttcatttccAAATCTAAAAGGTCCTCTATTAAAGCCACAATGCATGCATTTTCTAAAGCAAGGGTTCCCTAGGTTAGATTAGcacccttcatttttttttcacccttaAAACTGTCCTCCATACCTGACTTTTGGAATCCAGGCAGGGAAAATACCAACGTTTCTTTCCTCTCACAattgaatgtgtatgtgtggtcCCAACACAAAGCATACTTTTTGAAAACTGATGATTTAAAAACCTGTCTTAGAACTGGCTTCTCTTCCTAAGACATTTTCTCTTGGGATACCCCAGCCTCAAAATTTCAGGGGCCATGTTACAGTCATGTTTACAGTCCTTTACTCCCTTGCAAGACGTCTTTCGTActctcttgcccccccccccccccgccgcgcaTCCCCCCAGAGCAACCCCGTGAATTGATCCCACGGATCTCCCAGGGTAGTCTGCGCGTGAGCTCCTGCAATCCTCTACTTCGCACCGCGCAGCTCCCCTGAGAAAAggcgtggggcggggggggggattaCCTGAGATCAAGGGGTGTAGCACCATTCGCTGCTACAATTTACCAGGACGGGGTTGCATACCCAGCCGGCGGCAGAAAACGCGGCGTTAGCGGTAACCAATAGCTAGTCGCCAGTTCAAGCAGGAACTAGCTAGCTGCCTGTCCCAGGGTAAGTCCTTCAACCTCCCTAGGTTTCCATTTCCTCATGGTCATGTAAATTGAGAGGGATGGACTAGATCAGAGGTTTGTGCGCTCAGAAACAGTCCAAAGCTAAGAATCCAATTTCCCTCCACTAAATAGGCTTATTCGGGGATTTGAAGGTGGAAATACCTTTTTCATCTCtatcagaataaaaaacaaaacgtAACGTTAAGCCCAGATGTTAAGGAAGTCCCCCTGGGGTTGCTATTATATGTCCCAACAAATGCAGTCTACTTTGTACCCtactttggattttctacatCAAGCCTTTTGCCTATGAAGAGTATTCGATGACAgctgttttacttttcattagtTATTCCTTACAGTCTTTCAGTTTACAGACCAAACTGGCTACAAAGTAATTTTCAAAAGCCTCTCCAGAtctcattaaaataagaaaacgttaacaaataaaatatctttagtgATTTTTAAGTGCCATTTTAGATTTTAGATAGATTTTACTCTGGTAGCTGATTTTGTTCTACAGCCATTCTTCTAGGATTATTACTTTTCAGCAAACACATACCTGGGTCACACTGAATGACTAGGAGTTTAATAAACCACTCCTGGCCTTCAGAGAACATCTGTTCTCACGTGTCAAATTTAGGTACagccaaaacaaaaatcaagtaaaGCCTGAATAAGAtgcgaacttttttttttttaatttctgtgttcTCCCCCAATGCGGCAAAGTATCTTTACAATGGCAGTCATGTTCAAGCTCAAGGCAAATACACTAAGAACCGATAGcacatcattaaaaaattatctcatcTCACAAGAGTGGCTATAAAGACCCTTTTCCCATGAGTCGGGTTCTACttttagaacattctcatcacaaCGGCCCTAAAATCAGGGTaggatggagaggaggaaaaaagcccATAGCAGAAATATGGTCTAGAGGGCAGAAGGATCTTCTGTGCCTCCCACGTGCACAGGTGGAGCTCTCTAGAGAGTCTCTTCCCTCCCCAGTGGTGCCTGTGTAATCACTCCTGAACATCTTCACAGATGTTCCTGAATCTTGACATAACCATTCCTGAAGTGTGCAGGACTCCATTTAAAATGGAGATCTTCACAAAATGTTCATGCCATTGACACAAACAACTATAAGAAAGACAAAACTCTACAAGCACCTTCTTAATCACGGAAAACCAAGTTTCCAAGTAGGTTTCATACTTCAGAGTGCACATTACAAAACCCAAGTCCTCTAAGTGGGGGAACAAGAgataaaatgagaatgagaagCCATAGGAGTGTGAGTAGTAGAAAGCTTTCcagaatattttgtatttcagagGAGTTCAGTAACACATATGGAGTttttacaaagggaaaaagaacaaaacgtaaaagattaaaaaagcaaaagcttaGCATTCTTTACAAATCATGCAAAggtaaacaaagaaaaccattatTCTTGTGTCAAATTCCAGCCATTCAGCTCATTATCTTTTCTATCTTTCATAGCAATTGCTAGGCAAATTCAAAACCCCAGAAAACACAGAttcttaagaaagagaaaatccccagagttaaagaaagaaaaaaaaaaaaaacaaaccaaaacaacagtgGGGCATAAATACTTGCCTAACGGCTATCCTGGGTATCTTACTTCCTCATTCAGATCTCACTACAAAGAATATGGGGGTGAGGTAGAGTTCCCAACAATCAGCTTTTTACCTCACTTGTAACTCTAAAATCCACAGCCAactgttaaaaacaagacaacaggccccaaatggagcCACTTATGCGAAGCCTCATGTCACCCAACAGAGACTTCATTACCGTTTTGGCTCTCTCAGAAATGGAATCTCTAGTCACTCAGAAATCACCAGATCAGCACTAGTTGGGTAATCCGCCTGATAGACCCCTTTGAAATAATCAATCTGCTTTTTTGCCTAGTGGAACTTCTttgttcctgctcccttctgcctattAAAGTCTTTTCTTTGGTACAaactcctcagagctcctttctatctgctagattggatgctgTTCGGATCATAAATCACTAGAAaaagccaataagatctttaacatttactcagttgaattctgttttttaacaCAACACATTCACTTAAGCCTTACCTAACCAAAAATAAGGGCTTCCAGTGTTGAGGATGGTTACAGACACATCTAAAAATTTGAGGAATGCTTCATCTTGCCTCATTTTGAGAATACACAACTCAATTGTAACTACAgaaattttaccttatttttaaagcaaataacttttaaaattaaaaaaagtcataaattttttaaaaattttactaacAACCAAATCAAGTCATTCCACAAGGCTAATGTTTtcgattctcttttctttttttttttttttaatgaagaccAGAGTGTAGTTTTAGGGAACAGCAATAAAATGTGAACTAGTTTTCATTCAGATGTTTATTTGTCTCAGGTTCTTCCTGCAGGTTGGTTGAGTCCAGCCTGGATAAGTCCCTTTCCAAGGGGCCCTCGGGTCCCTGCAGTAGATCATATACACAGCTTGCAGTGGTGGACTTGGCTTAAATCCTACAATTAAAACTTGATTAATCTGCAATGAagcaaaggggggtgggggagggaggagagagagaggcaaaccaagaaaaagactctgaactatagagaacaaacggatGGCTCCCagcggggaggtgggtgggggatgggtgaaatacgtgatggggatcaaggagcgcacttgttgtgatgagcttCAGGTGACATATGGGAGGGTTGAAGCATCatgttgtacaccagaaactaatattacactgtatgttaaatggaatttaaaaactaaaacaaaacaaccttgaCAAATTTGATGCTACATGAAttatatcacaattttttttcaaaaaccaacagaaaaaaaagtgggggcgcctgagtagctcagtcagctgagtgtccgactcttgattaaagctcaggtcatgatctcgtggtcgtgagatcgagccccacgtcaggctccgcactgagtgtgcagcctgcttaagatcctctctccctcactctctgctccacCTGCTCCATCTGCACACACCTCCCCCATCGTGTGTGTACGTGAGTGCAAGCACGTGCATGcattctctaaaacaaataaacaaaaaaatccaagagcATTTACTAAATGCCTGTAATGTTCATGGGGGGACTTACTAAACTTTTCATATAGTATCATATAATCTAGTTATAAATAATGACTAATACCCTAAAAacttttaatgataataatagcaactCATATTTGGTAAGCATTCACCATGTCCTAGACAGAGAATCTCATTCAATCTTCACAGCAAGTCGATGAGCTAGGCACTGTAATTATCTCTGCTTCTCCACTAATGTGTGGAGAAGCTTAGTGATTTGACTCAATTCTCACAATCAGAAATGGAGCTGATAAGATTCAACAACAAGTGTGCCTGGCTCCAAAGTGCAGGCCCTTCATCACTAAAGGACAATAAGGGAAGGAGCAAACATAAATGGAGTATCagccatgtgccagacactagtGCTTTTCAGACACTCACatgtcctcctcccccaccccagaagaCAATGCGCCATTTGTCAAGTGATGCAATTGTAAGTGACTTTAGGATTGGAATAGTATAAAGTCTCTCTGCATTCAGGAAAGCCTGCATGGAAGACATGGATTGAATCTAGATAGGCGAAGTGAAATCATTTTttacagggaaaataaaataaacttggcCACACTGGTGAACTGAAGACATCGGTTGGGTACGGTAGGAGATAAGGCTTCAAAGGCAGATTTGAATTGGCCTGCAGCGGGTTTCAAATATCGGGTcaacaaatttggaaaatatggtgTGTAGGCCAAGGGCGGTCACTGAAGACTACAAAGTTTCTGCCTTTCTAGCCTCCATTTTTGTCATTAGAGGAAGGACCTATAATGGTTAACATGAGGACTTCAGagttcagaatcacctggggtaATTAATATAGGACTCTGCCACACACTAGCTCTGTGACCATAAGCAAATTCCATAAGCTGTCTCACCCCTGGTTTTCTCAtccacaaaatgagaaaataataatagtgctaTAATTATGAGGAAtaataagataatgcatgtaaaagcCCTTAGTAAGCTGCCTGGCTCTAGAAAGCATTTGATTAATGTTCATTGCTGTtattatcaatattaaaaatgatgtCTGGAGGGGCAAGATTATTTGCTAAACACCAAAGAGAAGATGGAATTGTAACTCTTAgaattggggcggggggagggtatCCTCAGTATCCAAGAACACAAATGTCTCCATTTCCTATTTCCTTATCCAATTAATTAAAatccaagagaaagagagacgctGTCACACAACTCCAATCCTCTACCAGTTTTCCCTAAGCAATTAAATCTTTCTACGTGTTGCTTTATTTGGGAGCAATTTGGTAATTTACATGTGTCCTTCTGTCAGAAATAATTGAGACAGGTTAGAGGACACAAAAGGttgataatgtgtgtgtgtggagtctcCTGCAGTTTAGCTGCCTCTCCAGTTTCCTGACGACAATGCAGACAGAGTTTAATCAATTACCTCTTATTAAATTAAGCAATTGTGACAAGAATAGGGAACAAAGAGAGCATTTGTTGTCTACTGATATTCATCTGTTGTAACCTGATCAACAAAACACTGTTACTAGGGGCTAGCGTGGAAATACACAATCCTTCTTTATAATTGTATTATAACAAGATTCTCCATGGTTCGTTGGTATCTTAGAGTCAAAAGAAATATCCTATATAATTGTTTAGAGTAACAGCTTATCTGGAAGCTTAGACTTGACCAAAAAAACTGTTAATCCATTTCATCTCAACGATATCAACTGAGTATGGGTAGGGGtaaaaggggaaggaggagaaggggaagtaACGCATATTTAATATCTACTATGCTTGAATGGGCCTTTAACTATATACTCTCTTGTAGTTTTTTACAACAATACTATGAAGCTggttttattatccccattttatagaagagtaAACCATTGTCCTCTGGGTTTAAACAATTTAAGGTCACTAGCAAATCAGACCTATTATTAAGACTGAAATATGTGATTATAAAGGATCTGTGTATCCCCCTCCATGCCCCCAACAGGTTCATTATAAGATGaattcaagaaagaagaaaataaactcaaCGTGGAGATCCTGAAATAGAAGCTTTAAAATTTCCAAAGCTGGACTTTGTATCTCTCTTCTCTtagtattttgcttttatatatttttaagcaagatctacaccccacgtggggcttgaacttaggacctcgagatcaagagtcacatgttccactgactgacccagccaggcacccctcttagtattttgcttttaatattataTCATTGTATATTGAAAATAGGAACTAAAAGTTCATTTTGCATCTAACGgtattatttataaagcatttgcaaatgtaaagaaaaagaaaactgaacgGCAACTACTGACAAGGGTTATGTATGTATTAGCAATCTTCTACAATAGAAAATAGCCCTTTGATTGAATGATCTGTCAACAGCAGCTTCCATGTTGTTAAAAATTggcattttgtttgctttgagaGCAACAGTGAATTGCTTAATTGgccaataaaaaagtaataaaaaggtCTTAATACTTTTTTAACAGTGGTCTTAGTAGCAGTAGTagcaatttcattcatttcaacaagaattttatttttatttattttttcttaaagattttacttttaagtaatctctgtacc harbors:
- the RABGAP1L gene encoding rab GTPase-activating protein 1-like isoform X14; translation: MMEEISIMVAYDAHVFSQLHDEDFLTSLVAISKPRSMVPTKKLKKYEKEYQTMRESQLQQEDPMDRYKFVYL